From Calliphora vicina chromosome 3, idCalVici1.1, whole genome shotgun sequence:
tcctttgaaatattttgaaaacattttgcacgatcaaaaaatatttccgtGGCAACACTAATAACAAATTCAATAAAGTTGATACGATCgtacatttatttaatactatttttaatgTATGTACAAAAGTACCGTAGCCTTTCAgcgatttaatttatttgatgctCTGGTACGAAACCATTTAAAAGTTTCCGATCGAATTCGAGTTCGTCAGAAAGTGACATTcgtcaaaattttgtaaaagctttattttttaagcacaaataataaaaataaataaattcttaattaaataaatcaaaaatatttagacCCGTAAGTCTCTTGCGCAATTTtaaaaacagtatttaaatagagaaattttttaagatatcggaaaaagtaccattatttacccaatgttacaactttcaatcgatttccggcacgtgttctagttatccgttTTCACTTAAATTTAGCAGTAatcatccaaagcaaatctatttttaagggcatgtctactGTGCATAGCTGGGTCTATgtcaaatatgtatatgatatTCGAGAAAACATTAATTCTTAAAAtagttttacaaataaaattacttttatcagaatgttcaaacaaaatatgtacatattattGTGATTTGTTGTGATTATAGGAATAACCCTGTATCAGCTGCTCACTGACAGCACCTAGAAGATTATAAAATGTcagtttttaaagtatttttagattttctccTATTTATCTcaatttagcatttattttgtataccaacaatttaatatttgttaaaattgtatttcttgtttaattatttaactTTTGTTGCTATTGATTACAGTTCTTTAGCAACTTGAAAATTTGAATACAGCAGTgctgttttgaaattgatggctagttatttttgtggtgttttattttttaattaaaattcatgtattaaaaaatggagttaaaaataatagaatttgTGCGAGAAAATCCAGTATTGTGGGACAAACAGCATAGTGATtacaaaaatatcaaactaAAGGACAAGAAATGGAGTCAAATATCTGCAATTTTAGGAATAACTGGTAAGAAGTCcgttattttaatatgtaccTATATATAACCTTAAATTTTATTCAGATCGTGCTGCAAAAAAACGTTGGAAAACAATTAGAGACCGTTACCATAGAATTTCGAAACAAGAAGATAATTTTTTCGGAAATAACCAAAACAATATTACCAAATACAAGTACGCAGATAAGCTAGAATTCCTAAGAGGCAATACATCTCAGATTATAAAGTAAGTAACTCAAACTAAAAGTGATTGTGATTctcataaaaattatatttctttctTCAGCTCTATAAATATCATTcatacaaattcaaataataattgcAACGACTTGATAACTGAACATgatgaaaattgtttgaaatataTTGATGCAATTGACGAAAACAACTACAACGAAACAACAATGGAGTCATTAGAAAATGACTACCAAGATGATCCTACTACCCACATAGAGCCTGAAGAAGAGTGTAATGATTCACACCAGCAAAATGTGGTGATAGAATCAAGACAAgcgataaattttaataattctccAGCACATCTCTTTATGCTGAGTTTGGCCCTTCAAATAGACAAGGCGAATTTAAGCACTGAATCACTTTTGGATcttcaaattaaaatgtttaatctaGTAAAGGAAGAAATAAAActgcagaaattaaaataactgaTTTTTTTGGTATATTCCAGTATTATCtagacaaaaaaattatattgaaattttgtgtaCGAGAATAATAATGTCCAGTAAAACCTGAATATCTGTTTagtaatgaatatattttttatttaaaaaaatttagtaaaaatataGTCGATAAGACgatgttaatatattttatagataCAAGTCATTTAAAATAACTTATCGCTTTAACAAGCTCCAAACTAACAGAAATGTTTTACAGATCTAAAGACATTTATCGCGATTTTTGTTCCATGGGTCATTCCAAGAAActttgccgaagaaaccattGCTATATTTATTCTTTCAAATGGGTATTCTGAAATTTtgactaaatatttattatctcTAGATCCCACATGGTCCCACAATGGCTTTTAACTATGGAAAATTAGTTAAAAGCATTCATacataaaatttgaactttgaacctcgataaaagaaaaaccaaagcgaatttaaaattgtttagcaacttcaaattgtgtATGACCATAAAGAACATGTGAACCAAGTTGTAACAAATTTGGAACAGGTGCAATgcaaaaatttacaacaaattttaaatatttttgcttttatcTGAGGTGCCGTACATAAACTATCaggccaattatgaataaaaatttcctgggagttttttcccttttcttagtTTTAACATTGAAtagaaaaaatgggaaaagggaagaACTCCCGCGACATTTTTATTCTTAATTTGCATGATCAAGATACCCTTTAACTAAAATACAAAACTTTTTGTTCCttctgcatttttttatataaattttaaaatttttattatatcagTATTATGTATATAGAATGTATTAAAGAACCACATACATGCGTACATTTCAATAtagtatatttaatattaataattgagATTGTGATAAAaatgataaacaaaaaactaaaaaatattgcacttaaTTTAatagattataaaaaaaaattaataaaaaagcaGCTGCTAAATTACTTAAACataaacttaaatttgaaaCTTATGTGGAAAATAGTACATGAAAGCAATAATAAGTTAAAAATAGTGCTAAAATAAACCAGCATTGAGTACGTAAAAGTGATGCAAAGAATCCCGACGACAATTGAGTTGAATCGAAATATGCTCTCCTCTCCTTGGGTGGGTAAAAGATATCACCTCAATATCGCCGGGCGGTAGTTGGTCGGGGAACACCTGATGTACGGGGGCGAGCAGTAGCAATCGATGATTTAGCTCTAACGGGCTGGGTAACCGATTCGGAATTGTAACTGAGATAGACATGCGAAAGATCAATGAAATCAATTGAGTCTTTGGCCGAGGCCTTTGAATCCGTAATATGTTTGCGCATATTGTTGCCAGTGTAGGCTACACATTTCAGTTGCCATTCACCAATGTCTTCGTTCCAATGAGTGTATTGATTGATCATCGATTGGTATTCCTTGGGTATGTAGGAGTTTAAGACCAATTCACATAGGGCCAATTCTCGCGATAGTGAGCGTATGTTTTCGTATATAGCCTCCTTTTCACGTTGGTGTTCTTGCTGCTGATCGGCCAGTTCGGACTTGACACCCATTAACATTTGCATAACACGATGTATCTTCTTCGTAATGCCCGTATTGGCTTCTTGCAGTGACGAATAGCGCTCTTCAATATCAATACGCTCGGTTTCCTTCTGTTGTAGAGTTTCTTTTAGAGTCTGTTCGGCCTTTTCTCGTTCTTCTAGCTCGCGTAGTGACTGCTCTAAGAGTTTCTCCTGGCATTGGGCTTTCTCTAGGAGATTTTCTCCTCCCACTAGGATTTTACCCTCCAATGACATAAGCTTATTGCGTAATTGTTCTTGTTCGGTTTTGGTCTTTGAAATTTCCAGCTGATGTTCGTGTTTACGTTTTTCCAAAGCTTCTTTTTTGGCGTATTTTTGCTctcgttgtttttgtttttccattGCTTTTTCGGTTAATTGGTTTTGAGCTTCGGCCAGCACTTCTACTTCAATTTCATCATCGTCGTCTTCTTCCTCGGCTTCCTCTTCCTCTTCGATTTGTGGCTCTTCATCGTAACCTTCTTCCAGCTGCTTTCGCAAACGTTCAATTTCTTCTTGGAAGTGCCGCAGAAGAGCATCTTTGGGTTCTTCATTAATGTGCATgcgattttgtatgtttttggtGCGGCTGGCGTAACGCAAAGTGGAAATTGTCTCCATGTAGTTGGTGTCCGCCGGTGAAATGGTGGCACACATGACGGTCTTTGAATTGCCACCCAAAGAATCTTGCAAAAGACGTGTCAACTTTGAATTTCTATAGGGTATATGAGAACTTTTACCATCCACCAAGGCACTAATAACGTTTCCCAATACTGACAGTGATAGATTAATCTTAGTGGCCTCCTTTAAACGCTGACCAGTGGCCTGAGTTTTGCTTTGTCTTTCCGAACCAGCCAAATCTACCAACTGTAATTTACCCATACGCACATGCTGCTGACCACCTTCGGCCAATTCACTGCGTTCTACTGTTATGGAAAATATTGCATGAGATCTTGAAGACTCAGAATTCATTTTGGTGGCACCTACTACACGATTCTTATTTCccaatttcattatattttccaaatcaTCGGCATTGTGCACCACATAACCACTCAAGTCCTTTACAAAGACTCCAATATCGGGCCGTTCTTTTACTTCCAAACTCTTGGTAACATCTTTACCCAACAAATCTCTGACCTCTTCATTATAAATTTCCATATAACTCACTcttaccaaaaatttttgattttctttagcCTTGGCAATGTGACCAAAAATATGTGCAAAGGCGTTGGGTATTATGCCCTTCGTTTGAGGTGACTCGGGGTTGCCCGACATAGTATATGTTTTACCAGTTCCTGTTTGTCCATATGCCAGTATAGTGCCATTGTAGCCCTCCAACACTTTTTCAACTATGGGCCTTGCAGTGTCGACATACAAATCCAACTGACTGCTCTCAAAATCGAAAACATTATCGAAATAATAGTTTTTGGGTGGCTCATTGGCAGTGGCATTGGGCTTTACCACTGTTATGGCTCTTTTTAATTTGTCAATTTTAATGACACTCAATGCACCTGCATGCAGTTCATTTTTATCCATGGGTCTTGCCCGCACAACTACACGCACATTTTCGACTTCAGCTTCTGGTTCCTGATTCGTTTGTTCGTTGgtcatttttaattgtttctatatttattaattgagatttttaaagtattttctttaatttaaagagAAAATTTGGTTGCTTAGATAATTTCCCAAaataattattgattttttttggcttACAGCTGACGCATTTTCTTTTcgtattttccttttttgttgttttttattagcATGTTCTCTTTCTATTATTTTCTATACATGATTTCATAACCAAAACAAACCTGAATAAAGACCAGAGTTGTTCTAAATGTTAGGAAAATGTAAGTGGTAATTTAAGTAATacactattttttatcattcaagcattttaaataattttttcaatttttgaaatttttgatttttgaaatataattaacaaaaatgtacattttcaTATTCGAATTTTATACATAAACATATGAAGTTCTGAAAAAAGTTCTACTAAAGTCGAAAAGgtcgatttaaataaaagagacattttgtaaatcacgtcacaaagtgatatttatatggaaagcaaaaacaaaatttgaaaaatttgtttttgttttctttacaaattctgaacagaacgaacgcaccaaaattcaagcgttgatttgcctttcataatttgaaaattttgtatataaaacaaaaacaaattttaaaaatttttgaaattttgtttttgatttccatataaatatcactttggtgacgtgatttacaaaattagggcctaaaagACACGCGGTTGGTGCAAACGTCGTAGAACAGGAACCGTTATACGAAGCCTTACATCACACACGTGCCAGAGTGAGACGCAAAATTGTCGAAGGGAAAAAAACGAAAACGGGCCTGAttgcacttaaaaaataattacaatgacGCGCGAGTTGTTAATCAACCCAGACCTACTTTGTGACAGGCTACGTAACTCggtaaggtttttttttgccaaaaaatcaaatttttgactgAATTACGGTTATTTGGTTTCACTTATGCTGAATTGACACCATAACCCCcaatttctcaatatctggttatcgtttttcgtaattaaacctccaattaacatttttttttgtatgagaactgtcagtttatcgtcacgataaaaaataaccagagattgagaaaatggaggTAACTATTGAATGAGACTTCGGAaattttcatatgtatataatCGAAAGGTTATTTTAGAGGCAACGGTACCTTCGCGATAACGGCAGCAAACCTTGCTTCCTGCTTATGAAACTCTTGAAAATTTCCTACAGGGCGTTTTACACTACATGTGTTTAATTAGTACCATTTTTTACAATTGTGTGTTTTGGTTAAGTGCAGTGCGGAGAGGAGGTAATTTCTAataatatttaagcaaaaatataaaatttttataacaaatttctttaaaaactaaagaaaatttatatcaattattacaataaaaagGAAGTACACGAAaacttcatcaaattatactatttgtacaaatatttttttcgtaaaaacaaaaacaacgccACGTTTTTTGTGATTGTAAAATATTCCATTAAAAACACTTGATGCTATACGGACAAGTACAAATTGGAGTTTTATTAAAGTTAAAGCATTTGCTAAAGCATACATCAACGTTAAGAAACAGACATTATTGGAAGAACATGGATTGTGATTTGTTAAAACCACCGGGCGAAGTAAGAGGTATGACGGTGTTGAcggttgaaaaatttaataaaaccataCAAGTTCCACGTTTGTGGGTGCCAGAAGAAAAATCACAACGTGTGCTGCCGCTAGTGAAAAAAttgctattgaaaatggaaaaattgaaACCGGTGAAGCCATTGAAATTCAACGAACAAGAGGGTAGAGAAATTTTATTACACCCTCAGCCGGTAAAGAGCTGGCATGATTTGCCCACTAATGACTtggaaaaacatgaaattaaagagCATAATTTCGGTTTAACAGATGTAAATTTAAGCTACCACAACTGGAGAGCAGATGAGATTATCAAATCTGTGTTGCCTGTGGATGAAGAGGGCTTAACTTCTTATTCTAGAATTGGTCATATTGTGCATCTTAATCTAAGGGATCATTTAATGGCCTACAAAGATCTTATAGGCCAAGTGTTGTTAGATAAAGTGGCCGGTTGTAAAACTGTGGTTAATAAAGCCGCCTCTATAGACAATACCTACCGCAACTTCCAATTGGATTTATTGTGTGGCGAAGCCCAATATCAAGTGGAAACTAAAGAAAATAgtgtattttttgaatttgatttctCGAAAGTGTATTGGAATCCCCGTTTATCTACCGAAC
This genomic window contains:
- the Klp64D gene encoding kinesin-like protein KIF3A, whose translation is MTNEQTNQEPEAEVENVRVVVRARPMDKNELHAGALSVIKIDKLKRAITVVKPNATANEPPKNYYFDNVFDFESSQLDLYVDTARPIVEKVLEGYNGTILAYGQTGTGKTYTMSGNPESPQTKGIIPNAFAHIFGHIAKAKENQKFLVRVSYMEIYNEEVRDLLGKDVTKSLEVKERPDIGVFVKDLSGYVVHNADDLENIMKLGNKNRVVGATKMNSESSRSHAIFSITVERSELAEGGQQHVRMGKLQLVDLAGSERQSKTQATGQRLKEATKINLSLSVLGNVISALVDGKSSHIPYRNSKLTRLLQDSLGGNSKTVMCATISPADTNYMETISTLRYASRTKNIQNRMHINEEPKDALLRHFQEEIERLRKQLEEGYDEEPQIEEEEEAEEEDDDDEIEVEVLAEAQNQLTEKAMEKQKQREQKYAKKEALEKRKHEHQLEISKTKTEQEQLRNKLMSLEGKILVGGENLLEKAQCQEKLLEQSLRELEEREKAEQTLKETLQQKETERIDIEERYSSLQEANTGITKKIHRVMQMLMGVKSELADQQQEHQREKEAIYENIRSLSRELALCELVLNSYIPKEYQSMINQYTHWNEDIGEWQLKCVAYTGNNMRKHITDSKASAKDSIDFIDLSHVYLSYNSESVTQPVRAKSSIATARPRTSGVPRPTTARRY
- the LOC135954975 gene encoding uncharacterized protein LOC135954975, with translation MELKIIEFVRENPVLWDKQHSDYKNIKLKDKKWSQISAILGITDRAAKKRWKTIRDRYHRISKQEDNFFGNNQNNITKYKYADKLEFLRGNTSQIINSINIIHTNSNNNCNDLITEHDENCLKYIDAIDENNYNETTMESLENDYQDDPTTHIEPEEECNDSHQQNVVIESRQAINFNNSPAHLFMLSLALQIDKANLSTESLLDLQIKMFNLVKEEIKLQKLK